The Geotalea uraniireducens Rf4 genome window below encodes:
- a CDS encoding ABC transporter ATP-binding protein, which yields MIKFAGVSKEFKEGVTAKRVKALVNLSLEIEQGEIFGFLGPNGAGKSTAIKILINLIYPDSGQATIMDTDVGDKNVRRFVGYLPENPYFYDYLTAEELLWFGGKSSGMAKDEILERSNLLLDKVQLLEARKRPLRTYSKGMVQRAGLALALIHNPKVVILDEPMSGLDPIGRKMVGDIILEIKGEGKTVFFSSHILSDVERFCDQIGIIVGGRLRRTSSVADVLKHGETLEDVFMREVHAAGLKEVR from the coding sequence ATGATAAAATTTGCGGGTGTATCAAAGGAATTCAAGGAGGGGGTTACCGCCAAAAGGGTCAAGGCCTTGGTGAATCTCTCTCTGGAAATCGAGCAGGGTGAGATCTTCGGCTTTCTTGGCCCCAATGGCGCCGGCAAATCCACCGCCATCAAGATCCTTATAAACTTGATTTACCCGGATAGCGGCCAGGCTACGATCATGGACACGGATGTGGGGGATAAGAATGTGCGCCGTTTTGTCGGTTATCTACCCGAAAATCCCTATTTTTACGATTACCTCACAGCGGAGGAGCTGCTCTGGTTTGGCGGTAAGTCGTCCGGCATGGCAAAAGATGAGATTCTGGAACGTTCGAACCTGCTGCTGGACAAGGTGCAGCTTCTGGAGGCGCGCAAACGACCGTTGCGCACCTATTCCAAGGGTATGGTGCAGCGGGCAGGGTTGGCGCTGGCCCTGATCCACAATCCCAAAGTTGTTATTCTCGACGAACCGATGAGTGGCCTTGACCCGATCGGCAGAAAGATGGTCGGCGATATCATTTTGGAGATAAAGGGGGAGGGGAAGACGGTTTTCTTCTCATCCCACATTCTTTCGGATGTCGAGCGGTTCTGCGACCAGATTGGTATTATTGTCGGAGGACGGTTGCGTCGCACCAGCAGTGTGGCTGACGTGTTAAAGCATGGCGAAACGCTGGAGGATGTGTTTATGCGTGAAGTACACGCAGCTGGTCTCAAGGAGGTACGCTGA
- a CDS encoding IS4-like element ISGur4 family transposase, whose translation MRPFKRLKQRRKSRAFKLLLTPIFERFKSDNELESRGYRPLQMTFDDQLKALIFYHLEEFSSGSELLQALDQDDFAKECVAPPKGIKKSSFFEAINNRGLEQLSEVFGHLVKQAGRVLPDEYAHLGNLVSIDGSLIDAVLSMEWADYRSGSKKAKAHIGFDINRGIPRKIFLTDGKEGERPFVDKIIDKGETGVMDRGYQSHNHFDQWQAAEKFFVCRIRENTHKTVIRENAVNPDSIVFYDQIVLLGTKGINQTEKELRLVGYRIDGKDYWVATNRYDLTAEEVAQVYKLRWNIETFFGWWKRHLKVYHLIARSEYGLMVQILGGLITYLLLAIYCREQHQEPVSISRVRELRNQIANEAAAEQQSRRTRIQGNSNKIRQLKRKKRRAKT comes from the coding sequence ATGCGACCGTTCAAACGACTGAAACAAAGACGAAAATCACGCGCTTTCAAATTGCTTCTTACCCCGATTTTTGAGAGATTCAAGTCAGATAATGAACTTGAATCCAGGGGGTATCGCCCGTTGCAAATGACTTTCGATGATCAGCTAAAAGCCCTGATCTTTTATCACTTGGAAGAGTTCTCTTCCGGGAGCGAACTTCTCCAGGCGCTGGATCAGGATGACTTCGCCAAGGAATGTGTTGCTCCCCCCAAGGGAATCAAAAAGAGCTCTTTCTTTGAGGCAATCAACAACCGTGGTCTTGAACAGCTTTCCGAGGTATTCGGGCATCTTGTCAAGCAAGCAGGCAGAGTGCTTCCCGATGAATATGCTCACCTTGGCAATCTGGTATCCATAGACGGTTCTTTGATAGATGCTGTTCTATCTATGGAATGGGCAGATTACCGAAGCGGCTCTAAGAAGGCCAAGGCCCATATCGGCTTCGATATCAACCGTGGTATTCCAAGGAAGATATTCCTGACCGACGGTAAAGAGGGTGAGCGCCCCTTTGTTGATAAGATCATCGACAAAGGCGAAACCGGTGTCATGGATCGTGGGTATCAGTCTCATAATCACTTTGACCAGTGGCAGGCCGCCGAGAAGTTTTTTGTCTGCCGTATCAGGGAGAATACACACAAAACCGTCATCAGAGAGAATGCCGTAAATCCTGACAGTATTGTCTTCTATGACCAGATAGTACTTCTCGGCACCAAAGGTATAAACCAGACTGAGAAAGAGCTGCGCCTTGTTGGTTACCGTATTGACGGCAAGGACTACTGGGTAGCAACCAACAGATACGACCTGACGGCTGAAGAAGTGGCCCAGGTTTATAAACTGCGCTGGAACATAGAGACCTTCTTCGGTTGGTGGAAACGCCACCTAAAGGTGTATCACCTGATTGCCAGAAGCGAATATGGTCTCATGGTTCAAATACTTGGTGGTCTCATCACCTATCTGCTGCTAGCCATCTATTGCCGTGAGCAGCACCAGGAGCCAGTCAGCATTAGCAGGGTACGAGAATTACGCAATCAGATTGCAAATGAAGCAGCAGCCGAACAGCAGAGCCGTCGCACAAGAATACAAGGTAACTCAAACAAAATTAGACAGTTGAAACGTAAGAAACGTCGTGCAAAAACCTAA
- a CDS encoding type IV pilin protein codes for MLNKLRSNKGFTLIELLIVVAIIGILAAIAIPQFSKYRIQGFNASGNSDLKNIRTSQESLYAEWQHYGLTQGLATVAGLPGAGKWGVGALVTPTAALPVCIITTDDNNLVPRGLQIPVGNNVTAMATTAAAGAGDGGSYTLAAKHLQGDVIFAADSDSTANYKMTFAAPATGLNAGYPLTAAFVPVSVNNVDDYQALPNWVKM; via the coding sequence ATGTTAAACAAACTGAGAAGTAACAAAGGTTTCACCCTCATCGAGCTCTTGATCGTCGTCGCGATCATCGGCATCCTGGCAGCCATCGCCATCCCGCAGTTCTCCAAGTATCGTATCCAGGGCTTCAATGCCAGCGGTAACTCTGACTTAAAGAACATCCGTACATCGCAGGAGAGTCTATATGCTGAGTGGCAGCATTACGGTTTGACTCAAGGACTTGCGACCGTAGCCGGTCTCCCTGGTGCAGGTAAATGGGGAGTGGGTGCCTTGGTTACCCCGACTGCTGCTCTTCCGGTATGTATTATAACAACTGATGATAACAACCTTGTCCCGCGCGGTCTTCAGATCCCTGTTGGTAACAATGTAACTGCAATGGCTACAACTGCTGCTGCGGGAGCTGGTGATGGCGGTTCGTACACGTTGGCTGCAAAGCATCTCCAGGGCGATGTGATTTTTGCCGCTGATAGCGATTCAACTGCTAATTACAAAATGACGTTTGCTGCTCCGGCTACAGGTCTAAATGCTGGTTATCCATTGACCGCTGCTTTTGTACCTGTTTCAGTCAATAATGTAGATGACTATCAGGCGTTGCCAAACTGGGTAAAAATGTAA
- a CDS encoding sigma-54-dependent transcriptional regulator encodes MQTKILVVDDEQSMREFLAILLEREGYYVAQAENAEVALKLLESDTYDLVVSDVSMPGLNGMALLARIKTTTPETAVLMITAYTTAEQAVEAMKLGAYDYIAKPFKVEEVKVLVKNALEKSSLQKENRRLKHEVQERYSFSGLVGKSKKMREVYDLIEKVANSMANVLVLGESGTGKELAAKAIHYNSPRHDKPFVAVNCGAIPETLMEAELFGHKKGSFTGAIADRAGLFEQAEGGTLFLDEIGEVPLQLQAKLLRVLQEREFRRVGGTSAIKADVRIIAASNRDLEEQVKEGTFREDLFYRLNVVPVLMPPLRERPEDIPPLVEFFYKKFAQFSGTGEIITPCAMKALMSYPFPGNVRELENLIERCVVLGNRVVSEDCLPPQVVNFQAGTVAGGVVDLPEGGMNLEAYLDGIEKRFLLQALSRSGGVKKKAASLLGMTFRSFRYRLAKFGMEDD; translated from the coding sequence ATGCAGACTAAAATTCTTGTAGTAGATGATGAGCAGAGCATGCGGGAGTTTCTCGCAATCCTTCTTGAGCGGGAAGGGTATTATGTGGCGCAGGCGGAAAACGCCGAAGTTGCTCTGAAATTGCTCGAAAGCGACACATACGATCTGGTGGTTTCCGATGTGAGCATGCCGGGCCTGAACGGCATGGCCCTCCTGGCGCGGATCAAAACCACGACCCCTGAGACCGCGGTGTTGATGATCACGGCTTATACCACGGCTGAACAGGCCGTAGAGGCGATGAAGCTCGGGGCATACGATTATATAGCCAAACCCTTCAAGGTTGAAGAAGTGAAGGTGCTGGTGAAAAACGCCCTGGAAAAGAGCAGCCTGCAAAAGGAAAACCGCCGCTTGAAGCACGAGGTCCAGGAGCGTTACAGTTTTAGCGGCCTGGTCGGAAAGAGCAAGAAGATGCGGGAAGTTTACGACCTCATCGAAAAGGTCGCAAACAGCATGGCAAACGTGCTGGTGCTCGGTGAGAGCGGAACGGGCAAGGAGCTTGCGGCAAAGGCCATCCATTACAACAGTCCCCGACACGACAAGCCTTTCGTGGCGGTCAATTGCGGGGCGATCCCGGAAACGTTGATGGAGGCCGAGCTGTTCGGCCATAAAAAGGGTTCATTCACCGGCGCCATAGCCGACCGTGCCGGTCTCTTCGAGCAGGCGGAGGGTGGCACTCTCTTTCTCGATGAAATAGGGGAAGTGCCGCTGCAGCTTCAGGCCAAGCTTCTGCGCGTGCTGCAGGAGCGGGAGTTTCGCCGGGTCGGGGGAACGTCGGCAATTAAGGCCGATGTGCGGATCATTGCCGCTTCCAACAGGGACCTGGAGGAACAGGTCAAGGAAGGAACGTTCCGCGAAGACCTCTTTTACCGACTCAATGTGGTGCCAGTGCTTATGCCCCCCCTCCGTGAAAGGCCGGAAGACATACCGCCGCTTGTGGAGTTTTTCTATAAGAAATTCGCTCAGTTTTCCGGAACCGGCGAGATAATCACTCCCTGTGCAATGAAGGCGCTCATGTCCTATCCTTTCCCCGGCAATGTGCGGGAGCTGGAGAATCTGATCGAGCGCTGCGTGGTCCTCGGCAACAGGGTCGTCAGCGAGGATTGCCTGCCGCCGCAGGTGGTTAATTTCCAGGCGGGAACAGTAGCGGGTGGCGTTGTCGATCTTCCCGAAGGGGGGATGAACCTTGAGGCCTACCTGGACGGCATAGAGAAGCGGTTCCTTTTGCAGGCACTTTCCCGGAGCGGTGGGGTGAAAAAGAAGGCGGCATCGCTTCTGGGGATGACCTTCAGGTCGTTCCGCTATCGGCTGGCCAAGTTCGGGATGGAAGATGATTAA
- a CDS encoding two-component system sensor histidine kinase NtrB has translation MDEKKRLTWFILLRLVVVSLFLASTTILNVKEPEIVVNEALPVLTRLIVSTYLFSILSLLALKFTDRFKLTLTYLQIVWDLFLVTVLILLTGGINSPFSFLYILAIINASVLLSRREALYTASLCGILYGAIVDLQYFGRLTDIGLSQVAALQYGASHILYTIFINISAFYMTAFLTGYLAERARRSESALKEKVIDYEELERLNSTIVTNLDSGLMTINNSGKIRAFNRYAEELTGVSQRDAYDRPVTDLIPGFSAFGDDIFSLQRQEVEYETPDGNRMIFGFKSVPFTDMEGNRLGAIIDFQDLTVLKRMEEKLKKADRLAAIGELSARIAHEIRNPLASVSGSVQLIAQGGGIAAGDKKLLDIVQRETERLNALITDFLAYARPRRPVKVTMNLKGFMGNLVALLATDSRFERVKILNDCPDDLSVEVDRDQFQQVFWNLLMNAAEAMPAGGTVSIKASAAHKRRHLKGPGGEVRIAVTDNGAGMVPEDVNRIFEPFFTTKTGGTGLGLATVYRIIEAHDGMIAVDSSIGKGTTFTIYLPV, from the coding sequence ATGGATGAGAAGAAAAGACTAACCTGGTTTATCCTCCTCAGGCTGGTGGTGGTTTCGCTCTTTCTTGCATCCACCACCATCCTCAATGTCAAAGAGCCTGAAATCGTCGTCAACGAGGCGCTTCCCGTCCTGACCAGGCTGATCGTCTCCACCTATCTCTTTTCCATCCTTTCCCTCCTCGCATTAAAGTTCACCGACAGGTTCAAACTGACGCTGACCTACCTACAGATAGTCTGGGACCTCTTCCTGGTCACGGTACTGATTCTGCTGACCGGGGGGATCAATTCCCCCTTTTCATTTCTCTACATCCTGGCCATCATCAACGCCAGCGTCCTTTTGTCCCGCAGGGAAGCCTTATACACCGCATCCCTCTGCGGCATCCTCTACGGGGCCATCGTCGATCTGCAGTACTTCGGGAGGCTTACGGACATCGGGTTGAGCCAGGTCGCGGCCCTACAGTACGGGGCCAGTCATATACTCTACACGATCTTCATCAATATCTCGGCCTTCTATATGACTGCGTTCCTGACCGGCTACCTGGCTGAGCGGGCAAGAAGGAGCGAGAGCGCCCTTAAGGAAAAGGTGATCGACTATGAGGAGCTGGAGCGGCTGAACAGCACCATAGTCACCAATCTGGACAGCGGCCTCATGACCATCAATAACAGCGGGAAAATAAGGGCATTCAACCGTTATGCGGAGGAATTGACAGGCGTCTCCCAGCGGGATGCCTACGACCGGCCGGTGACCGATCTGATCCCCGGGTTCAGTGCGTTCGGCGACGACATTTTCAGCCTGCAACGACAGGAGGTGGAGTACGAGACCCCTGATGGAAACCGGATGATTTTCGGCTTCAAGTCAGTTCCCTTTACCGACATGGAGGGGAACCGCCTCGGGGCGATCATAGATTTTCAGGACCTGACCGTATTGAAGCGGATGGAGGAGAAGCTGAAGAAGGCAGACCGGCTGGCCGCCATTGGGGAGCTTTCCGCCCGCATAGCGCACGAGATCAGGAACCCTCTCGCTTCCGTCAGCGGCTCGGTGCAACTCATCGCCCAGGGCGGGGGAATAGCGGCCGGCGACAAAAAGCTCCTCGATATCGTGCAGAGGGAGACCGAGCGATTGAACGCACTTATCACCGACTTTCTCGCCTATGCACGCCCCCGCAGGCCGGTCAAGGTGACGATGAACCTGAAAGGCTTCATGGGGAACCTGGTCGCGCTGCTGGCGACCGATTCCCGTTTTGAGCGGGTGAAGATCCTGAACGACTGCCCGGACGATCTGTCCGTCGAGGTTGACCGCGACCAGTTCCAGCAGGTGTTCTGGAACCTGTTGATGAATGCCGCCGAGGCCATGCCCGCCGGTGGGACAGTAAGCATAAAAGCGTCAGCCGCGCATAAACGCCGGCACTTGAAAGGCCCCGGTGGTGAGGTGCGGATTGCCGTGACGGACAACGGCGCCGGTATGGTACCGGAAGATGTGAACAGGATCTTTGAACCGTTTTTCACGACCAAGACAGGCGGGACCGGCCTCGGCCTTGCCACGGTCTACAGGATAATAGAGGCCCACGACGGGATGATAGCGGTTGACAGCAGTATCGGCAAAGGAACGACGTTTACCATATATCTGCCGGTGTAA
- a CDS encoding type II secretion system F family protein, with the protein MPKFDWEARSKAGSVQKGIMEAANSSLVEAQLKRYGFTNISIKEAGKGLKLELKLFGGAKKISTKDLVVFTRQFATMIDSGLPLVQCLDILAGQQENKTFKDILVKVKESVESGSTFADALSKHPKAFDQLYVNLVAAGEAGGILDTILNRLAAYIEKAMKLKKQVKGAMVYPATIMSIAVIVVGVILVFVIPTFAKMFADFGGDLPAPTKIVIALSNFLQRYILVIIAAFFLLKMAFGKYYATANGRKTIDRLALKAPIIGPLVRKVSVAKFTRTLGTMISSGVPIMDGLEIVAKTAGNKVVEEAIYSVRQSISEGKTIAEPLAACGVFPPMVVQMISVGEATGAMDAMLNKIADFYDDEVDDAVGALTSMMEPLLMVFLGTTVGGLVVAMYLPIFKLAGAVGG; encoded by the coding sequence ATGCCTAAGTTTGATTGGGAAGCCAGAAGCAAGGCCGGATCGGTTCAAAAAGGAATCATGGAAGCTGCGAACTCCTCACTGGTGGAGGCGCAACTCAAAAGATACGGATTTACTAATATATCGATCAAAGAAGCCGGCAAAGGTCTTAAACTGGAGTTGAAGCTTTTCGGCGGGGCAAAAAAGATTTCAACCAAGGATCTGGTAGTATTCACCCGCCAGTTTGCCACGATGATCGACTCAGGGCTGCCGCTCGTGCAATGCCTGGATATCCTTGCCGGTCAGCAGGAAAACAAAACGTTCAAGGATATTCTCGTCAAGGTCAAGGAGAGCGTCGAAAGCGGCTCCACCTTTGCCGATGCGCTTTCCAAGCATCCGAAGGCATTTGATCAACTTTATGTCAACCTGGTCGCCGCCGGCGAGGCGGGCGGCATTCTCGATACGATCCTCAATCGTCTGGCGGCATACATCGAAAAGGCGATGAAGCTGAAAAAGCAGGTAAAGGGGGCGATGGTTTATCCTGCCACCATCATGTCCATCGCGGTGATCGTCGTCGGCGTGATCCTCGTTTTCGTCATTCCGACCTTTGCCAAGATGTTTGCCGACTTCGGCGGGGACCTGCCGGCGCCGACGAAGATTGTCATCGCCCTGAGCAACTTTTTGCAGAGATACATACTGGTCATAATAGCGGCATTTTTCCTGTTAAAGATGGCTTTTGGAAAATATTACGCAACGGCAAACGGCCGTAAAACCATAGACAGACTGGCATTGAAGGCGCCGATAATCGGCCCTCTGGTGAGAAAGGTTTCCGTGGCCAAATTCACCAGGACCCTGGGCACCATGATCAGCAGCGGCGTGCCGATCATGGACGGATTGGAAATCGTTGCCAAGACCGCAGGCAACAAGGTTGTCGAAGAGGCGATCTACAGCGTGCGTCAGTCCATTTCCGAAGGTAAAACCATTGCCGAGCCGCTGGCCGCGTGCGGGGTCTTTCCGCCGATGGTGGTGCAGATGATCTCCGTCGGGGAGGCGACCGGTGCCATGGACGCCATGCTCAACAAGATCGCAGATTTTTACGACGATGAGGTTGATGATGCGGTCGGCGCGCTCACCTCCATGATGGAACCGCTTCTGATGGTTTTCCTCGGCACCACCGTCGGCGGTCTCGTTGTCGCCATGTATCTGCCGATCTTCAAACTTGCCGGCGCAGTCGGCGGCTAG
- a CDS encoding type IV pilus twitching motility protein PilT: MANLHQLLKELVERGGSDLHITTNTPPQIRIDGKITPMDFPPLTPVETKQLCYSILTDAQKHKFEEESELDLSFGVKGLSRFRGNVFVQRGAVAGVFRVIPYKILTFEELGLPPIVRELAAKPRGLVLVTGPTGSGKSTTLASIIDKINMDRHDHIVTIEDPIEYLHPHKGCLVNQREVGADTKSFRNALKYVLRQDPDVVLIGELRDLETIEAALTLAETGHLCFATLHTNSCAQTINRIIDVFPPYQQTQVRTQLSFVLEGVLSQTLVPRASGHGRALALEVMVPNPAIRNLIREDKVHQIYSQMQVGQDKFGMMTLNQSLYGLFTKRIISLDDAMARSPEPDELKQMVSVGSVQSQVRRPLTDKR; encoded by the coding sequence ATGGCGAATTTGCATCAACTTTTAAAAGAGCTTGTTGAAAGAGGAGGATCGGACCTCCATATCACGACAAACACCCCGCCACAGATAAGAATTGACGGTAAAATTACTCCGATGGATTTTCCTCCTCTTACACCGGTCGAAACCAAGCAGCTGTGCTACAGCATCCTGACTGATGCGCAAAAACATAAGTTCGAGGAGGAGAGCGAACTCGACCTGTCCTTTGGCGTCAAGGGGTTGTCGCGCTTCAGGGGGAATGTATTTGTCCAGCGGGGAGCGGTTGCCGGAGTATTCAGGGTCATACCCTACAAGATTCTCACGTTTGAAGAACTGGGACTGCCGCCGATAGTAAGGGAGCTTGCTGCCAAGCCAAGAGGTCTCGTTCTCGTCACCGGACCGACCGGCAGCGGCAAGTCGACCACCCTGGCCTCCATTATTGATAAAATAAATATGGACCGCCACGATCACATCGTTACGATAGAAGATCCGATAGAATATCTCCATCCACATAAGGGGTGCCTGGTCAACCAGCGCGAGGTCGGGGCGGACACCAAGAGCTTCAGAAACGCCCTCAAATACGTTTTGCGTCAGGACCCTGACGTCGTACTAATCGGTGAGCTCAGGGATCTTGAGACAATTGAGGCCGCCCTGACGCTGGCTGAAACCGGGCATCTTTGCTTCGCTACTCTCCATACCAATTCCTGCGCACAGACAATCAACCGCATCATAGATGTGTTCCCACCCTACCAGCAAACCCAGGTCAGGACACAGCTCTCCTTTGTCCTGGAAGGGGTTCTGTCTCAAACCCTCGTTCCGAGAGCAAGCGGCCATGGCAGAGCGCTTGCCTTGGAGGTGATGGTTCCGAACCCCGCGATCCGCAACCTGATCCGGGAGGATAAGGTTCATCAGATTTATTCCCAGATGCAGGTCGGGCAGGATAAATTCGGCATGATGACCTTGAACCAATCGCTGTACGGTCTTTTTACTAAACGTATCATTTCTCTCGATGATGCGATGGCCAGATCACCTGAGCCTGATGAGCTGAAACAGATGGTATCTGTCGGCAGTGTGCAGAGCCAGGTGCGAAGGCCTCTCACGGATAAAAGATAG
- the pilB gene encoding type IV-A pilus assembly ATPase PilB codes for MHVSRLGELLVKNNIITKEQLTKALEEQKESGGQQRLGSILIKNGLISEPDLTTFLSKQYGFPSINLADFDVDASVVKIIPVDIAHKYQIVPVNRSGSTLIIAMCDPSNIFAIDDIKFMTGYNVEVVVASESAIRTAIDKFYDQSASLADVMNDLELEDLEVIGEEDDVDVSSLERATEDAPVVKLVNLILTDAIKKKASDIHVEPYERSFRVRYRIDGILYEVMKPPMKLKNAITSRIKIMAELDIAERRLPQDGRIKIKLGGGKDMDFRVSVLPTLFGEKIVMRLLDKSNLQLDMTKLGYEPDALAHFQKEIHKPFGMVLVTGPTGSGKTVSLYSALSELNKVSENISTAEDPVEFNFAGINQVQMHEDIGLNFAAALRAFLRQDPDIIMIGEIRDFETAEIGVKAALTGHMVLSTLHTNDAPSTINRLLNMGIEPFLVASAVNLITAQRLARRVCSECKVVDDIPVQALIDAGVSPAEATEYVCYKGAGCPKCNSTGYKGRVGFYQVMPMLEEIRELILNGANTAEIKRESMRLGVKTMRQSGLTKLSEGVTSFEEVLRVTVADD; via the coding sequence ATGCATGTGAGTAGACTGGGAGAACTCCTGGTTAAAAATAACATAATAACAAAAGAGCAGTTGACGAAAGCCCTTGAGGAACAGAAAGAATCGGGCGGGCAACAACGTCTCGGTTCCATACTTATAAAAAATGGTCTGATATCCGAGCCGGATCTGACCACTTTTCTCTCCAAGCAGTACGGCTTCCCCTCCATAAACCTGGCAGACTTTGATGTCGACGCTTCGGTTGTAAAGATAATTCCTGTTGATATAGCCCATAAATATCAGATTGTGCCGGTAAACAGGTCAGGTTCCACCCTGATTATAGCCATGTGCGATCCTTCCAACATCTTCGCCATCGATGATATAAAATTCATGACCGGCTACAACGTCGAAGTGGTGGTTGCTTCCGAGTCGGCCATAAGAACAGCCATAGATAAGTTCTACGATCAGTCCGCCTCTCTGGCCGACGTAATGAACGATCTGGAGCTGGAGGATCTGGAGGTAATAGGCGAGGAGGATGATGTCGATGTCTCCTCTCTCGAACGTGCTACCGAGGATGCTCCGGTAGTAAAACTGGTGAACCTGATCCTTACCGATGCCATCAAGAAAAAAGCAAGTGATATCCATGTGGAGCCTTATGAAAGAAGCTTCAGGGTCCGTTACCGCATCGACGGCATATTGTATGAGGTAATGAAGCCTCCCATGAAGCTGAAAAACGCCATTACCTCACGCATCAAAATAATGGCGGAACTGGACATAGCCGAACGGCGTCTTCCCCAGGACGGCCGCATAAAAATCAAGCTGGGGGGGGGCAAGGACATGGATTTCCGTGTATCCGTCTTGCCGACCCTGTTTGGCGAGAAGATCGTCATGCGGCTTCTCGATAAATCCAATCTGCAACTGGACATGACCAAACTGGGGTATGAACCTGATGCGCTGGCTCATTTCCAGAAGGAAATCCATAAACCGTTCGGCATGGTCCTGGTGACCGGGCCTACCGGCAGCGGTAAAACAGTCTCTCTCTATTCAGCCTTGTCGGAGTTGAACAAGGTCAGCGAGAATATATCCACTGCGGAAGATCCCGTTGAGTTCAACTTTGCCGGTATAAACCAGGTGCAGATGCACGAAGATATCGGTCTCAATTTTGCCGCTGCATTGCGCGCATTTCTGCGTCAGGATCCGGATATAATCATGATCGGTGAGATCCGAGATTTCGAGACCGCGGAAATTGGAGTAAAAGCCGCTCTGACCGGTCATATGGTTCTTTCGACGCTGCATACCAACGATGCGCCATCGACCATCAATCGCCTGCTTAATATGGGGATCGAGCCGTTTCTGGTCGCTTCTGCTGTGAATCTCATTACGGCACAAAGGCTTGCAAGGCGTGTTTGCTCCGAATGCAAGGTAGTTGATGACATTCCGGTCCAGGCGCTGATAGATGCCGGCGTATCTCCTGCAGAAGCTACCGAATATGTATGTTACAAGGGGGCTGGATGCCCGAAATGCAACAGCACCGGCTACAAGGGGAGGGTGGGCTTCTATCAGGTCATGCCGATGCTTGAGGAAATCAGGGAACTGATCCTGAACGGCGCAAATACCGCCGAAATAAAACGTGAGTCGATGCGCCTCGGTGTAAAAACAATGCGCCAGTCAGGGCTTACCAAGCTAAGCGAGGGGGTCACCTCGTTTGAAGAAGTGCTCCGGGTTACCGTGGCTGACGATTAG
- the aroE gene encoding shikimate dehydrogenase: protein MKSRITGQTKVLGIIGSPINHSLSPLMQNAAIEAVGLDFVYVPFAVPADGLCAAVQGLRNLGVAGFNVTIPFKTAIIPYLDKLSPEAELIGAVNTVNREGGFLVGYNTDGAGLLKSLAEDLDFTPKGAHVLILGAGGAARGAIASLCKAGVESVIIANRTRNKGEELLSCFKSVFPQVKLALSSLDVLGSSDLLHGIDLIVNTTSVGMDNTSFDGLDMSLMNPATRIYDMVYAPLETPFLSAAKAMGLKSANGIGMLAAQGEIAFAVWTGCAPPSGLMKSCLLTAVKAK from the coding sequence ATGAAAAGTAGAATAACCGGTCAAACAAAGGTGTTGGGAATCATCGGTTCGCCAATTAACCATTCTCTTTCACCGCTGATGCAAAATGCTGCCATTGAAGCCGTTGGACTGGACTTTGTCTACGTTCCCTTTGCCGTCCCTGCCGACGGATTGTGTGCGGCGGTCCAGGGATTGCGAAACCTGGGGGTTGCCGGTTTCAACGTTACCATTCCTTTTAAAACGGCTATCATACCTTATCTTGACAAACTTTCTCCCGAAGCGGAACTGATAGGCGCTGTCAACACCGTTAACCGGGAAGGTGGATTTCTTGTCGGATACAACACCGATGGCGCCGGCTTACTCAAATCTCTTGCGGAAGACCTGGATTTTACCCCCAAAGGTGCGCATGTGCTGATTTTGGGAGCAGGTGGCGCCGCAAGGGGCGCCATTGCATCACTATGCAAAGCCGGGGTAGAATCGGTCATCATTGCCAATAGAACCCGCAACAAGGGCGAGGAATTGCTTTCGTGCTTTAAAAGCGTTTTCCCGCAGGTGAAACTTGCACTCTCTTCCCTGGATGTTCTTGGATCATCGGATTTACTCCATGGAATCGACCTCATTGTCAACACAACCTCGGTGGGGATGGATAATACGTCATTTGACGGCCTTGACATGTCACTGATGAATCCTGCCACCCGCATCTACGATATGGTTTATGCTCCGCTGGAGACGCCCTTCCTGTCGGCGGCAAAGGCAATGGGCTTGAAATCCGCCAACGGCATAGGTATGCTTGCCGCACAAGGTGAAATTGCTTTTGCTGTCTGGACCGGTTGCGCCCCTCCCTCAGGGTTGATGAAAAGCTGCCTTTTGACGGCGGTTAAAGCTAAGTAA